The Phragmites australis chromosome 1, lpPhrAust1.1, whole genome shotgun sequence genomic interval CCTGACTTTGCCATCCCCACATCTCACTGTAAGAAGTTCCACAATGACGAGCAAAGTCACGAGTGATTACTTATGCAAAAACTTGAAAAAAAACTTCAGATAAATGAGTGAAAAATGGGGAGTATAAAAGTCAGTCCTCGCTTCTGATGTAGAAAGggtaaaaatcttaaaaatgaATTACACTAGCCACCTGAACTCAATGTTAAACTAGGGGACTGCACATCATGAATACTGCACCTGTGTACTAAGAACTATCTgatatgaaggtcaagcaacaGCGACAAAGAACCACGGTAAAATTTCCATCTTGTGAACAACATGTCAAGATTGCAAGGGTTTTGTTGTGGAATGCCAGAATGTTCAGACTTGAGAAACCTCGGACTGCAGATTAGTGTAGGGCAAAAGCTTTTGATTTCCATCTAAAAATGCAATGGTATATAacaggaaaaaagagagaaatcctTGGATGAGTAAGCAAATGCATAGGAGGTGCGAGCAAAACAAGAAGATAATATTACATCCCCGGCAGTACAACACCTCAGCTGTCACAAACATGAGGAGCAGCAATCAGCAGCTAGGGTTTAACAGCAAAAGCCAACAGTCCAACACCATAGGAAACTCAACTGCTACTCACTGAGGCACAGCACACCACAAAAGAGCAAACGACACAAAGCTTCGTACAAACGAAGGGAAACCACGATCCTTTCGCCCAGAATTAGAAGTCTTTATCCTGACACTAACATCATCATCGTACGCGCTATAAAGATCAAGAAAAAGGCGCAGTTGGTACCTACTAGTACCGAACATCCCTACCAAGAAAGCAAAATTGGGGATCAAAACCGGAATTCCGCCCCCATCCCACGCATAATAAACCCCCGCTTTTCCCAAGTCACCTCGCCGTACGACGCTGGATCACGCGAAGGTGAAGAAGCCGAGAGAGCTCACCCCTGATCACCAATGGCGCCGTCGAAATCCATCCCCGCGTGACAAGGTCGAGGATTGGACCCAAGATTCGGCCCACTAGTTCACCGCTGAGACAAAGATTGCGAGGAAAGAGTCGGAGCCAGGAGGGGGCAAGTGGGGAGGAGTGAGGACTAGGGAGGAGGATGAACTGCGAAGTGGGAGACGGAGAGAGTGGGGAGTGGGCAGAGGGAGCGGTTTCCCTCACCGTTCTTCTGCCTACCTCCtgtccctttctctctctagacAAGTCCGAAAAACTGTGCCTTTtatctctcctctccctctccctctccctctccctctccaatgTGCCAGCACAGTCTGCGGAGGTGCACGGAGACCGACaaagacaaaaacaaaaacaaaaacgaaagGAGCAAGCCGCCGATTATCTTACGACTAATCCAGCAACCGGTCCATCCTGCGATGCGATGATCCTGCCGCAGATTAGTTTAACTGCAGATTAATTAAAGCAGTTACTGGAACACTTGCACAGATGCCCTCGTGAAGAAGCAGTGACTGACTGACTACCGGGCTTGGAAGCTTGCACCGGAAGCAGCAAGCGAAATCAACCTAGGTAGTACTACCGGAATTTAATGCCGGAAAATATGTTTCTATTTTTCGTTAGTAGAAGGGCGTGCAAATCTGTTGAGGTAGAAGGCAACTTCACGATGGGATGTGCACACCGGCTATCTTATCTATTTATCTCTCTTGTATAATATATATTCATCCATTATtttcttatctattttttttcaacgTAAATAAACAGTCTTAATAGTTCTGAAGGGATAcatgttttctttttaattgttaaTTGATTCTTGCTGATACATCCAAACAGCAAACAATAATTGGTATCGAATTGTTCTGGATTTTAAATTGGACTAGGAATCTTTTTATCAAGGCGCCTTAAATAGGAGTGCTTAATTTTATCGTAGCACAAATAGCATGGATAACAGTAAATGCGTAGCAGCACGGGTAGGTCCTGAGCATTAAACACGGACCCTGAGTCTTCATGTGATCCGGAGCATTGGAGGAGGCTGCTCTTGCTCGCGGTTCGCCATGGCTACTAGTACGGGTGCAGGACCAGCGAGTCAGACACTGGGAAGTGGGCCCGCTGGATCCATTTATTCCGTGGCCCACATGTCGGGAGCGTATCCCGTTCCGTGGGCATCTAAATTAACAGCATGTGGGCATGTAAATTTTGAGGAACTAAGCAAAGTGATGAATAGTGTTTTCAGCTGATGAACAGTGTTGTCAGCGGTTTTAATTTTTCTCTTTTCGCTTTCTATATTTGAGCAGTGGGGTTGCCGTCCTCTAAAATTTACgaaactttttctgtatgtcctataattcatgatgaatccattttaaaaggattcacctcaatacgcATGATTTTGGAGACCCCTTTGCTCGAAGAATACATTTTAAGTGGGTGTAGAAATAACATCTATCTCTTtaatcttaatccaaagtcaaagcataatttaagcattcatccaaaAGTAAGCAATCTTTGTGtgttgaacggttcatacaatcacatgATTGATGCTACAACTGCAACTAATGTTAGTCCTTGAGGTGCTGGTGATACAACCCCAGTCTGTACCAGTCCCAAGGTGCTCGTGCTACAACATTAGTCATAAGAGAACACTAGCACAATCATTAGTGTGTCTAAAGCTTGAGTCAGGACAtatgtgttatcatttcatggttaaagctaagtcatgtggtcacttttTGTCTAAAACCTGAGTCACGATAGATGTGTTATTATTTTATGCTAAAAGCTCtattgtgtggtcacttcgtgtgtaCAGTATGAGTCATGATAGAGATGCTGTGTTGGcagcaaggtgttgtcatttcatgcttaaagttgagtcgtgtggtcacttatTGTCTAAAACCTGACtcacgacagatgtgttgtcatttcatgttaaaagctctgtcgtgtaatCACCATCAGATGGCTCATTTCAATCCACAGTTAAACTACTCATGAATAATAGTTACCATTGTTTCATTCAATGTAACCTAAATTGTGTAtagattcttgatgaacatatttcatggcttaaacctaagaacattaatgttatcaattgcctgctttcaacaaaattggaaattatttcctaatttaaatgtacgttTTAAAATGCTTAATTCACCATGTAGTCTCAAAGGCCGTGGGTAGCCATAGCATTTAGCCATGTTTGAACATGCGTAATTTAAAGTTTCttagtcttcctaaaaattATGTGTGTGGTTTGGCTAAAAtatattctgaactatccatacaataaatttggtaagATTTAGACCGCAAATGACAATTatttttggctccacaagtcacctaagtattattgttataaaacaaattgtaacatatatcAACATTCAAAAtttaataattcaaattttacgactctattggatgtgcatgtttgcaaatatgaCCTGTACATGTTACATTAAGCgctggaatttttttttaggaaaatcaaatataattgctaattatttagagtgcgtttacaaggctaaatagtatgaaatgataaaaatgtatataaatggagtattgcaaagaactcactttttcaccaagtaacttagggttgaaaataattttagaaattattacaccatatgagaggaatattagtgaattttcttagatttttggaatttatatgaggccttaaaaattggtagaatttctaaaagtagctatttttggagtttttattttgaaacttagatggggtattgagttgaatccttttaaaatggattcattaTGAATTATAGGATATACAGAAAAAGTTTCGTAAATTTTAGAGTACGGTAACCCTACTGCTCAAATAGAAAAAACGAAGAGAGAACCATTAAAACCgttgaaaacactgttcatccggAAAAACATCGTTCATCCGAGTAAGGCAAACTCATCCGCTATGTTTAATCCACCTGTAAAGGTATTGGGGTTTCTACCAGCGTGATCATTTTAATCATGCTAATAAATATGGTGTAATTACGTTGAGAAGTCACGTCAGACACTTTGATATGATAAAaagactaatttataaaaatttagATGTCTATGTGttgatattaaaatattagtttaaaaaaactaaaataaaaaaaaatcgcgGCGCACATGGGGCGTTACGGGGTGAGCAGTAAATTCGAAGAATGTCAGTTCCTGTGATTCGTCACGTCGGATAAAGATAATCCGATCAGATTAAGGAGACCGCTTTAAGATTCCAACGGGATAAAAAGACTAGAGGGGAAAATTCCACTGAGGCACGTGCTATTAAAACTTGATGAGAAAATTTAACATAGATAAGagaatcaataaataaataattattacGTGAGAGGATAAATATAGTCTATGCATATGTAAGACAGTAAGACAGTAACGGTATACAAAAttgcattaaaaaaattgacGGATCAATTCAACTTGCGCAGGGGCAGGGCGGTCAGAAAATTTGTAGATAGGTTTTGTGCGAGGTTGGATTTTAACAGCGGAACCATGACCTCGTGACCCGCGTGGCTACCTTTAATTTCTCAAGTACAGATGTTCCATCGCAACAAGTACTAGCAAACCAGGTCGGACTCGGACAGACTATGCAGTGGAGAAGTTAATGTATTATACTGTAGCAGCTGGAACAGCAAAATATGAGTGGGTGAACAGTGATTTGCAGTAGTACTGTACCTAAAATACTGCAGCAACAGTATCCCGTTATATTGTAGTAACGATTTCTACTGTTCATCGGATCCTAATGTGTTTTACTGTTAGCAACTGCAGAGCATCCGATCGGATCGAACTCATAGAGAGGTGCCTATAATACCAAGCCGCTAAAACCATCTTCAAcagctatctcaaatttttatcctcaaaatactattacagcatcccctatctctaacactgtagcagtactgtatcactgaatagatgatctgttggagatgaattttCAGTATTACAGTAGACTGTAaattactgtagcactagaattcTCAAATTTAAAGACTCcattggagatggcctaagtgGAACAATCAGTTTCGACTCAATGGTTTCGACTCAATGGTTTGCAAAATTCATAGCACGTCAGGTGCACTAACAAACGATGCGACAAACTATATAAAAGAAGGCCAATTTGCAAACTATTCAAAATAATATGGAAGGTTCGTTCTACTTATTCCGTAACAAGATTAAAAATTTGCCAAAATTTAGagaaaatttcacaaatttgaCGGAGAacaaaaatatctaattttaaaaattttcgTTCACTATTAAGACAGGTAGCAGAAGACAAAAAAATAACCAATATTTCGCAATCTTTGCGCCGAccgaaaaaaattgcaaaacaaaATTAGAACACCTGTTCCGTAATACCATAAGTAGCATAATACAGACGAAAGTATGGCGGCAGTGCAGGACCAAATATCCTCATTGCTTGTCCCCCGGTAATCACAGGCTACGCAGAGGCTTACTACCATTGGAAATAGAACGGCAACATGTGCAGCGAACAAATTCCGATGCTGCGGCAACACAAATCTAAGCAGCATCCACCTCCGCGTACAGAACGAACAGGGGACAAAACGGTTGGTCAGCAAAGCAAAGCACACTTCGAGGAGCAACTAAAACAAATCAGCGGCAGACCATCAGGAGTACGACGATTGCGGGATATATTAGGTAATAGATAAACGAGTCATGACAGCCAAAGTACCAAATTTACTACTAAACAAGGCACCTAATGTCCTTCAGCAATGGCGCACACAGAGTCAGAGCTTCACAAGTTCCTTAAGACTTCCCTAGTTTACTCACTCCTGAAGATAGAGCAAGCCGCAAAACGAGGCTGCGGCAGCTGCTTCTAAGCACTAGGCAGGCAGCCTCCGGTCTGGTGAAGCATGGCATCGATCTCGTCGCCGTCTTCCATCTCGAGCTGAAATAGTTTTTCAATAGGCAAAATACATGGTTTCTATGAGTATTGCTAAGGAGATACAAGCTGAGTGAGTTTGTAGGAGAGTAAGCATCACACACCTCGTCAGGGGTCTGCTCGCCACGGAGCCTACGGCCATCAAACAGGAATGCGATGGCATTCATATCAACGGACTGGCGGTCGCAGTAGGCATTCATGAGCTTCTTCAGTTGGGTGGATCTCTTGATGCGGAAGAACACCTCGTTACCATCCTATGCCACAAAAGGGTAAGAAATGGATAAGAATTGGCACTGAGTAAACAATACAAGCTGACATATAAAATGTTGCAACATCCAATCAATATACATAGAGCTTGATGAAGCATTCTTCATCCTCAAAAAATAAACTCAGTTAAATGCATGTTTCGACTTCTTGCCTTATAATGTTCTTGCTGTAATGTGCTACAGCAATTATCTTTTTGTGACAGACGAAGACATGCTGTGATGTTTTGCATATTGAATGCTTAATGCAAATG includes:
- the LOC133927340 gene encoding small ubiquitin-related modifier 1; the protein is MSGAGEEDKKPAEGGAHINLKVKGQDGNEVFFRIKRSTQLKKLMNAYCDRQSVDMNAIAFLFDGRRLRGEQTPDELEMEDGDEIDAMLHQTGGCLPSA